One region of Rhizobium sp. 007 genomic DNA includes:
- a CDS encoding aldehyde dehydrogenase family protein, with the protein MTLTPSLTRHLKNPERFLHLTSESRANTAAKRFSVVNPSTGDLLAEVPDMAPEDVSKAIDKAHAAQEHWAGLTARERSDILWRWHGSILEHSDDLAAILIAEMGKPLAEAKSVGGREGLALIWVEQCRCLIGVDLWPSKSRQRSVRCRRWVLARKPK; encoded by the coding sequence ATGACCCTGACGCCATCGCTAACAAGACATCTCAAAAATCCAGAGCGGTTTCTCCATCTCACCTCTGAGTCACGCGCGAATACGGCTGCAAAGCGTTTTTCAGTCGTGAACCCTTCCACCGGTGACCTCCTCGCGGAGGTTCCGGATATGGCGCCTGAGGACGTTTCCAAAGCCATCGACAAAGCGCATGCCGCACAAGAGCATTGGGCCGGTCTCACCGCCCGCGAGCGCTCCGACATCTTATGGAGATGGCACGGGTCTATCCTCGAGCACAGCGATGATCTTGCAGCGATTTTGATCGCCGAAATGGGAAAGCCTCTCGCGGAGGCAAAATCCGTCGGGGGACGTGAAGGGCTGGCCTTGATTTGGGTTGAGCAATGCCGTTGCTTGATTGGCGTCGACCTCTGGCCAAGCAAGTCTCGGCAGAGGTCGGTGCGCTGCCGGCGATGGGTATTGGCGAGAAAGCCGAAGTGA
- a CDS encoding UPF0262 family protein gives MTAVEFRLCEVSLDRSFGGRDERIEREQALAVVDLLESNTFIPVGHDGGPYRLRIEMVDGRLALHIADDKGAHIVCHYLSLAPFRRLLKDYTRICESYYDAIGRSGPERLQAIDMGRRGIHDEAAELLRERLSAKVHVDKDTARRLFTLIYALLAQNATYPMLLS, from the coding sequence ATGACTGCCGTCGAGTTCCGCCTCTGCGAGGTTTCGCTTGACCGTTCTTTCGGTGGCCGAGACGAGCGCATTGAGCGTGAACAAGCGCTCGCGGTTGTCGACCTCCTGGAAAGCAACACGTTCATCCCAGTCGGACATGACGGCGGCCCTTATCGTCTTCGGATCGAAATGGTGGACGGACGCTTGGCGCTGCATATCGCCGACGATAAGGGGGCGCATATCGTGTGTCACTATCTCTCGCTCGCACCTTTCCGCCGACTGCTCAAAGACTACACCCGCATTTGCGAAAGCTACTACGACGCTATCGGTCGTTCTGGTCCTGAAAGGCTTCAAGCAATCGACATGGGCCGGCGTGGCATCCATGACGAGGCTGCTGAGCTACTGAGAGAGCGACTCTCAGCGAAAGTGCACGTCGACAAGGACACCGCTCGTCGGCTGTTCACGTTGATTTACGCTCTGCTTGCGCAGAATGCCACCTATCCAATGCTGTTGAGCTGA
- a CDS encoding Glu/Leu/Phe/Val dehydrogenase, producing MTFLDLPEGLTERIIQCNSTYTVRFGVRLRGRMYSFIGWRSVHSEHCEPVKGGIRFAPNADAEEVEALAALMTLKCSLVNVPFGGSKGALKIDPREWTTQELERITRRFTQELYKRGLIGPGVNVPAPDIGTGEQEMAWMMDEFRRANPTDLVNARACVTGKPLSKGGIAGRTEATGRGVQFAVQSYLRDPRTAGLGGRRDLKDASVILQGFGNVGYHAAKFLSEQDGARVTIVAERDGYVAHPEGLNIEALKQHQICTGSILGFAGAKSFAGDMTGIEQPCDVLIPAAMENAIHVKNAGRIKAHLIVEAANGPVTFEADQILRSRGVIILPDLYVNAGGVIVSYFEWVKNLTHIPFGLMERRRRERRNQTIATALERMTGKPFPEDIRDEFLEGGAEIDLVRSGLEDVMRSTWTRIADLLDTQPELGDYRTAACVASIRQIADAYEAIGI from the coding sequence ATGACCTTCCTCGATCTGCCGGAGGGCCTGACCGAGCGGATCATACAGTGCAACTCGACCTACACGGTCCGCTTCGGCGTCAGGCTGCGCGGGCGCATGTACAGCTTTATCGGTTGGCGCTCGGTCCACAGCGAGCATTGCGAGCCGGTGAAAGGCGGGATTCGCTTTGCGCCAAATGCCGATGCTGAAGAGGTGGAAGCGCTCGCTGCCCTGATGACGCTTAAGTGCTCGCTGGTCAACGTGCCGTTCGGTGGCTCGAAAGGCGCGCTGAAGATTGATCCACGCGAATGGACAACGCAGGAGCTCGAGCGCATCACCCGGCGGTTCACGCAGGAACTCTACAAACGTGGCTTGATCGGCCCGGGTGTCAACGTTCCCGCCCCCGATATCGGCACAGGTGAACAGGAAATGGCCTGGATGATGGACGAGTTCCGTCGTGCCAATCCCACCGATTTGGTCAACGCGCGCGCTTGCGTCACCGGTAAGCCCTTGTCGAAGGGCGGCATTGCCGGACGCACGGAAGCAACAGGCCGAGGCGTGCAGTTCGCTGTCCAGAGCTATCTCCGGGATCCCCGCACTGCCGGCCTGGGCGGCCGGCGTGATCTCAAGGATGCCTCCGTCATCCTTCAGGGGTTTGGCAACGTCGGCTATCACGCCGCCAAGTTCCTCTCAGAGCAAGACGGTGCGCGCGTGACTATCGTCGCAGAACGGGACGGTTATGTCGCCCATCCGGAAGGTCTGAACATCGAAGCGCTCAAGCAGCACCAGATCTGCACGGGCAGCATTCTGGGCTTTGCCGGCGCCAAGTCATTCGCCGGCGATATGACCGGCATCGAGCAGCCCTGCGATGTCCTCATCCCTGCGGCGATGGAGAACGCCATCCACGTGAAAAACGCGGGCCGCATCAAAGCGCATCTCATCGTGGAAGCTGCAAATGGGCCGGTCACCTTCGAGGCGGATCAGATATTGCGCTCCCGAGGTGTAATCATCCTTCCCGATCTCTACGTCAATGCCGGCGGGGTGATTGTCAGCTATTTCGAGTGGGTGAAGAACCTGACACACATTCCCTTCGGGCTAATGGAAAGACGGCGGCGTGAACGGCGCAACCAAACCATTGCGACAGCGCTCGAGCGGATGACCGGCAAGCCATTTCCCGAGGATATCCGCGACGAATTCCTTGAAGGTGGAGCCGAGATCGATCTCGTCCGATCCGGCCTTGAGGACGTCATGCGCAGCACCTGGACACGCATTGCCGATCTTCTTGATACGCAGCCGGAACTGGGCGACTACAGGACGGCTGCTTGCGTTGCCTCCATTCGACAAATCGCTGATGCATATGAGGCAATTGGAATCTGA